The following nucleotide sequence is from Stigmatopora nigra isolate UIUO_SnigA chromosome 8, RoL_Snig_1.1, whole genome shotgun sequence.
ACCGGAAGGCCACATCAAACTGGGGGAGCAGTTGGGTGGTCTCATCAGGCAGAGGTGATGGTGACTCTTGTTCCGGTCTTCAATTTCTTGTTTCCGATTGTACAACAATAACATGACACATTGGaatatgaatatgcattttaaatGCTTGACCAAACATACAAATTAACCTAAGTATGCATCTTTTCTCTCTTCAGGCATCTTGCTCATATCTCAGGTCACAGATCTTACTATCTGAGGGGTGCGGGGGCCAAGCTTCAGACTGCTCTCCAAAATTTTGCGATCGACACCCTGCAACGGCGTGTAAGCTGCGGAAAGAGTAGATATTAATCAAATGCTTttgtaaactatttttttggtccaaCAGGGTTTCATTCCCATGGTTGTACCTGACATGCTGAAGGGTGCAGTGTTTGTAAgttatatattttccttttttcccctatGTATGTCATTTGGGATACATGACAAACGCTTGCATGATCTCTCTACAACTAATGAATATAACCCAAATTTGTAGCGTTTTTATTGTCTATTTTGTCTGCTAGCTAAGGCATTTTAATGGTTGTCATCTACAGGAGGGATGTGGCATGCAGCCCAACGCCCATCGCTCTCAGGTCTACTCCCTTGATCCGGCACGTTTTCCAGACTTAAATCTGGCTGGGACTGGTGAAGTCGGAGTGGCAGGTCTTCCCTtcctctttcatttttttctccaataatTAACAAAACAACATTGATGTGGTTCCTCAGTGCTTCTAACGGTAATCGGTTTAATACCAACATTGTAATTTGTCATTTACTCTTTTGTATTACTTTTACTGGTCTAAAGTTATGCACTTGGATCAGTATCAAAAAACAAATCAGATcggaattacatttttaaaaagtcagtaTCGAGACATTACTAAGAAGGTTACTTACTTGCAACATATGGCTTAAGAACATTTTAATAACGTTCTCTTTCGAAGCCTATACTTCCTTTTTacttattgtttaatatctttaCCCAGGATATTTCATGGATCATGCGGTTAATTTTAAAGATTTACCTGTCAGGTATGATGTTCCCATTTCCCTCGCAGTGAAGTGTTGTGTATTTCTGATGTGCTTTTTGCCTTCTGCTTCAGGACAGTGTGTAGCAGTACATGTTATAGAGCAGAGACAGATACAGGAAGGGAGCCCTGGGGTCTCTATAGAGTTCATCACTTCAATAAGGTTGGTATAGTTCTAGTCCTATACTTAGACCTACTGAGAAAGGTGTACACAAAGTATGGCATAGTATTGTGTGTCAAGTACCTGAAACCCATCATTCACATGTCTAGGTAGAGATGTTTGGTGTGACGGCAAACGAGACGGGAGAGGAGAGTGCACAGCTTCTAGAGGAGTTTGTCTCACTGCAAAAAGAGATATTCTCTGGACTGGAGCTACATTACAGGTCAGGAAAGTAGCATATTGTTATCATGCTTCCTTTTCTGAAcactgattttatttactaattGGCAGTCTTTCATTTTATAGAGTATTAGACATGCCAACACAGGAGTTGGGTCCTCCAGCCTATAGAAAGTACGATATAGAAGCCTGGATGCCTGGAAGGAACAGTTACGGAGAAGTAGGTATCATTACATTATTCCTGCCTTCTTTATTATCTATAAATTATTGCCTGTTTCTGGTAGAAGTAACCTAGAATTAGGCAGCATTCCATGCCCGGTGTACTAGTACTGCAAGCACATTCTAATGTGTCTGATGTTTTCAAACTGCCTTTCAGATTTCTAGTGGTTCAAACTGTACCGACTACCAGAGTCGACGTCTCAGTATTCTGTATGAGAGAGAGGATGGCAGCCTGCGCTATGCCCACACAGTAAGACAGCAATGGCTATTCTagtagtgatttttttcttccagttttACCGTACAGCAAACTTAGTGGGTCTATAATTCTGTTTTTAGGTGAATGCTACAGCTTGCGCCATCCCCAGAACAATCATTGCTATCCTGGAGACGCACCAAACTAAAGTAAGAtacaacttgatttttttaggctTTTACACACATTACATAAGTCTCCATCTGATGCTAATTTTAAAGGTGATGGATATCCACTGTTTGCTATGATGTAGCTGTACTAGCCCGGTGCTTGATCCAATTAGAGAAGAACAGTTGTACAGCAGCAGTGGGTGTTTTGATAGATTTACAAAGGATGGATAGGCACAAGGTTGTTCAATAAAGTTAGTATTTTAGGTGCTCGAAAATTGTAGAAATTACAGTCATCTTATGGTCAATGCAGTATAGATATGTCATCAcataatttttttccctgtttctGTACCCACAGGATGGATCAGTGCGTGTCCCAAAAGCTTTGCAACCATATTTGGGTCTTGATATGATACAGAAGTCAAAGTGCACCCCTTTGAAATACATTGGACCCAATCAGCCCAGCCGCCAACCCAGACCTACACCCACAATTACGTGACATCACTTTTAGAAATAGAATATAGTATAGAAAGAAGTAATAGTGCAGGTACACAAATTATAACTAGTTGCAGCATCTCAGTGACACACTATCATGTGGGGCTTATTTATAATGATGTAAAGAAAGAATATCAGTGGAGTATAATGAGAGCTGATTCCCATTCATCATGATTTTCTGACCTCCTTTATCGTGTCACAATTTTGGTGAACATTCATCATACAAAAAGCACGCAGGTGCCATCTACAATCATGAGAAGCAGTTCAAAATATAAATCATGTGACaacaaaatgttgtattttaaatataattgtgCAAAGGGGTATAGGAGTATATATCATGCCATTAGAAGTGCTTCAGTAGGGTTATGGGAGATTAGATTGAGTTTAATTGATTAAACTATCGATTAGCTACAGGTTCCCAAGCAACCGGTAGTAAATGGGTTGTtgctttttgtttagttttttaacCCTGAGTCAGTCAATGGCGACTTATTAACTAAAGTTGGATCATGCAAAATATGTCTTCTGGATGTAtcattttatattcatgttacttgaaaatataattttgggagaTTGACTATGACTTGTATTTACTGtggcatttgaaatgaaaggtGTCTTTTTCTGAACTATacgtttgtgtgttttattttgtcaaCAGTGCTGAAATACACACGAATAAGTACGATCCATAAACGCGTTAAGAGTATCTGCGTTAATATTGTGAAGCTGCACCATCCAACGTCAGTATCGCATTGTGCCTCAAGGGGGCACTGCCGCTTACCTCATCAGGTATTCTGCCACTGTATTGTACTTAACCTCAATGcgaaaaaaagcaatatttatGCCGCAGTGATACTTTGATGCCAGTCTGGGCGATTGCATATATTAAGAATTGATACAGTATTTAATTGGATAAGCAAAAACACGCTACCTTTGTTAAGCGAGTGCAGGTGACAAGGATTTAGCTTTTGCGCTGGGTTAcgtcatttgacctaacaagcGCGCGCGTGAACACACCCCCCGGCGCGTGCGTCTGCATGTGAAAATGACTGGCATCCACGTCAAGATCGAGGTTTGAACAATATCTAGGGGAAGGACATCTTTTGGGGGATCCTATGGGAGTTCTGACAGTCGCAGTTTGTCTGTTGGTAGCCGTGGGAGGTCAGTGTTGTTTGTATTTTGCAGGTTTTGCCCAAAATTTGTGTTTATTCATGCTTATCTAACCGACGACGGATCTGTATGTCTGGCTTGAATGTGCTCTGCAAAAATTATCAACGAATTCAAATACTGACTAAAAAGAAAGATTGTAAATTCCTCCATGTGTGCACAGCGTCggatgatttattttaattattaatttcgACATCCAGTGAAAAAGATGCGTACATGGGTGGTCCTTTCTTGGGTGGCACCTAGGGCAAACCCACCTTTATCGCCCACCCCCAGTCATAAATCAACTTTTGGTAACATTAATAAGgtcaatcaaaatcaaatcaatcaaaagcctctattgtcatcatacactgctgcatataacgaaattggtgatGCTATTCCACAAAGtatgttttcccagtaaaaaaaaaaacataaataagtaatataacaatataaaaagtcacattggTGTgaaaattttggaataatttggggGTTTATTTGATTCCTGGTGATAAAActctggccaccaaatcagggtgcctgaggtcagctgggataggctccagcaccccctgcgacccatgtgaggaaCAGCATTtcgaaaaatgaatgcatgaaatgaatgaatacacgaacaatacacatttttcaattatttgaaacaattctaaaaaaaataaagaataaaaacacaaaataaacagtctctcATTTGACCTTGTACTTGGAAACATACCGATTTCCTTTTTGGTAGGAcatcaaatgattatttttattgtaaaatctaaacaaataATAAGTGCATATTTATTCCAGCCCACATTCAGTGTGCAAGGTAATACTGCAAGGCTAAGGTTGGTTACCTTTCATGATTTAATGGTAGTTAGGGATTTGCGACAGATTTAGCACTGGATGGAAACTACCTGCAGGCTTATACCaatgggagagtgggagagatGTAAGCTTCTTTGCTCTGTCACTTCACCAAGGGAACAGTGTTTACCTGATAACGCGTCTGACGCAGCATAAAacgctctttttcttctttctttcttaattTGTCCATGTGgcaaaaattccaaaatatgattattcttgttctacttgTTACTGCTTCAGTGGGATGTCGACCAGTGATCTCCCCTCTCAATAATGCAAAGGTCAGGAACAAAGGCTTTATATCTCTCTCTTTTGAAAAGTAATGTATATTTCAAATGATCATTGAATTTCTCATTTGTGTTCTGTCTAAAGGTTGAATGTATTATTCAAGAAACGCTGAATGGAGATGGGTCGCAGAATGCATGCGGTCCTCAGCTAGcaggtaatattttttttattaggtaGCCACTTTTCTATGACCACTAGGATTGCTGTGTTTCCAATTTGTTTGTTATATAATTAGTTCTAATGTAGTATCATTTTATCATACTCTTGAACTGAATTATTTTTCGTGCTTTTCAGCATCATTTGTCATTACATCAAGTGTAGAAGTGGCCAGTAGAGGGATGTGTCTAGCTTTGGTAATTAAATAATAGTACTGAGAGGTATTTAAAATGCCAAATAATATAACAGAGACGCTAAAAACAGTCACTATGTTACGTTTTTTCACCTACTATAGAAGGTCTTGTAACCTATTATCCACAAATAATGAGGTATTACTGCCCTGTCACCAACTTATTTTGGTGCGATGCCACTGTCTTCCTACGTTTTGTCAAGTGTCCAATTTTCCACAGCGGAACTTGATGAAGTACAAAGACACCAAGGTCTGCTCAGGGAACTACAGAGGCTGGCTGATGATGGTACGCAATCAAGTATTTTTCATTCCTTAATATGATATCCAGTAAATGTTTCGAACCCATCATTAATATGATACAACAACTTCAAAATGTTAATCCTCCCACTTGCTTTAAACACCTTTAATATTATTACCACACATTTTACCTTGAATCTAACACTATTTTCTTAGCCTGGCTGATCAGCTGTTTGATTTTCTTGCTGTCACTCCAAGACGATGCATACTGTAAAATGTGCGATATTTGAAAAGAGTTGTGATGTTGTTAACCGTTTCAGAGAGAGAGCGATATGATTACAATCTAGCCGACGAAGAAGGCGATTTGGATACCGAAGATGAAGAGAGTGACGACGTAGGCCTAACAACCGTACAATATGA
It contains:
- the sars2 gene encoding serine--tRNA ligase, mitochondrial; translation: MATYMVANATTKNPTKFVSVPMVRHHLTRMVSFLVPCRFSHRSSLYEHVLEGYSDKPQLDMRFVCEETDKVVANVESRKGELRGEDVKEIVSVWQQLQAVRREISELEQQKQHISGTVRTLVANHRKKALPNLPEYNQALQKGRDVRKRLNNLYPRESQLDEEHYNRALKLPNATHPDVPIGDESQARVVDLVGQKPEFDFKPEGHIKLGEQLGGLIRQRHLAHISGHRSYYLRGAGAKLQTALQNFAIDTLQRRGFIPMVVPDMLKGAVFEGCGMQPNAHRSQVYSLDPARFPDLNLAGTGEVGVAGYFMDHAVNFKDLPVRTVCSSTCYRAETDTGREPWGLYRVHHFNKVEMFGVTANETGEESAQLLEEFVSLQKEIFSGLELHYRVLDMPTQELGPPAYRKYDIEAWMPGRNSYGEISSGSNCTDYQSRRLSILYEREDGSLRYAHTVNATACAIPRTIIAILETHQTKDGSVRVPKALQPYLGLDMIQKSKCTPLKYIGPNQPSRQPRPTPTIT